In Maylandia zebra isolate NMK-2024a linkage group LG12, Mzebra_GT3a, whole genome shotgun sequence, a single genomic region encodes these proteins:
- the LOC101487146 gene encoding creatine kinase U-type, mitochondrial, with translation MASSFTRVISGRNTAVMLAMGAGTLTSGYLLSDNMEAAERRRLYPPSADFPDLRKHNNCMASALTPGIYARLSDKTTPNNWTLDQCIQTGVDNPGHPFIKTVGMVAGDEETYEVFAELFDPVIKDRHNGYDPRTMKHPTDLDASKITSGFFDERYVLSSRVRTGRSIRGLSLPPACTRSERREVERVVVTALAGLKGDLSGRYYSLGDMTEREQQQLIDEHFLFDKPVSPLLTAAGMARDWPDARGIWHNNEKNFLIWINEEDHTRVISMEKGGNMKRVFERFCRGLKQVEHLIQERGWEFMWNERLGYILTCPSNLGTGLRAGVHIRLPLLSKDARFKKILDNLRLQKRGTGGVDTAATGDTFDISNLDRLGKSEVELVQLVIDGVNYLIECEKRLERGQDIKIPSPVPQFRK, from the exons ATGGCAAGCTCTTTCACCCGTGTGATTTCTGGCCGTAACACGGCAGTGATGTTGGCCATGGGAGCTGGCACGCTGACATCCGGATACCTACTCAGTGACAACATGGAAGCTGCTGAGAGGAGAAGGCTCTATCCACCCAG TGCTGATTTCCCTGACCTGAGGAAACACAACAACTGCATGGCCTCGGCCTTGACCCCAGGGATCTATGCACGTCTGAGTGATAAGACAACACCCAACAACTGGACCCTGGACCAGTGCATCCAGACTGGAGTGGACAACCCTGGACACCCCTTTATTAAGACTGTGGGAATGGTGGCTGGGGATGAGGAGACCTATGAG gTGTTTGCTGAGCTTTTTGACCCTGTTATTAAGGATAGACACAATGGCTATGACCCTCGTACAATGAAGCACCCGACTGACCTGGACGCTTCCAAG ATCACCTCAGGATTTTTTGATGAGCGCTACGTGTTGTCATCTCGTGTTCGTACCGGTCGCAGCATCCGTGGACTGAGCCTCCCCCCTGCATGCACGCGCTCCGAGCGCCGTGAAGTGGAGCGTGTGGTTGTGACCGCTCTGGCTGGCCTGAAGGGAGACCTTTCTGGTCGATACTACAGCTTGGGAGATATGACTGAAAGAGAGCAGCAACAGCTTATTGAT GAGCACTTCCTGTTTGATAAGCCTGTGTCACCTCTGCTCACGGCAGCTGGGATGGCCAGAGATTGGCCTGATGCTCGTGGGATCTG GCACAACAATGAGAAGAACTTCTTGATCTGGATCAATGAAGAGGATCACACAAGGGTCATATCCATGGAGAAGGGAGGAAACATGAAAAGAGTGTTTGAAAGATTCTGCAGAGGGCTGAAGCAG GTTGAGCATCTAATTCAGGAGAGAGGATGGGAGTTCATGTGGAATGAGCGTCTGGGCTATATCCTCACCTGCCCCTCAAATCTTGGCACGGGACTCCGGGCTGGTGTGCATATTCGTCTGCCCCTCCTCAGTAAG GATGCTCGCTTCAAAAAGATCCTGGATAATCTGAGACTACAGAAGAGAGGCACGGGAGGTGTTGACACAGCCGCTACCGGAGATACCTTTGACATCTCTAACCTTGACCGTCTGGGCAAGTCAGAG GTTGAGCTGGTGCAGTTAGTGATTGATGGTGTTAACTACCTTATTGAATGTGAGAAGAGGCTGGAGAGGGGGCAGGACATCAAGATCCCGTCCCCGGTTCCTCAGTTCAGGAAGTAA